The DNA sequence CATTGCGTTTTGCCAATGCGGTTCATACGCAATTAATGACCAACGGTTTCTCTTCTTATTTGGGAGGTTTAAATGAATATGCTCTCTTTTCAAAAGCAGAACATATTATTATTTTTACTTCTACACACGGATTAGGCGATGCACCTTCAAATGGGACCAAATTTTTGTCCTTGGTAGAACAATACCCACAAGAACAAAAAGTTAATGTTTCAGTAATCGGATTTGGTTCAAAATCATATCCTGATTTCTGCGGTTTTGCTAGAAAAACAGATGAAATTTTGACCACTCAAACCTGGAGCAACCGCTTTTTGGATTTGCATACGATAGATGATAAATCCCCCGTACAATTTGCGGACTGGGTTAAAAAATGGAATACAAAATCTGAAATTACTTTAGCTACAACACCAGCAACGTATGCTCAAAAGCCAAAAGGTTTAGAGAAAATGATTGTGTTGGAAAAAACGACAATTTCAGAAACCGATCATACCTTTATGTTGACCTTGCGTGCCGGAATGAGAACAAAATTTACTTCCGGAGATTTACTCGCTGTTTATCCTGCGGGAGATGGCAGAGATCGTTTGTATTCGATTGGAAAAAGTAATGGCAATATAAGTCTCGTGGTAAAATTACATCCACATGGACTGGGTTCAGGATATTTGTACAATCTTCAGCCGGGTTCGGTTATCAAAGCCCGTGTGATGAAAAATGAAGCTTTCCATTTTCCTAAGAAAGCTACTGCTGTGGCTATGATTTCAAACGGAACCGGAATTGCACCATTTCTGGGAATGATAGAACAAAATAAGAGCAAGGTAGCCTGTCATTTGTATACAGGTTTTCGAAATGAAACTGAAACCGTTACCAAACACAAACAGTTTGCAGAAAACCAGATTGAGAAGCAACATTTAAAAGATTTTCATATTGCATTTTCACGCGAACAAAATCAATGTTATGTGATGGATTTAATACAAAAAGAGACTGAGTTCTTTGCTACTTTATTGCAACAAGGTGGAGTTGTTATGATCTGCGGTTCACTGGTAATGCAACAAGATGTTGAAAAAGTACTGGATGCCATTTGCATAGAGAAAAACGGAAATAATCTCGCGTACTACAAAACAAATAAGCAGGTGTTAGCAGATTGTTATTAACCGGAACTCGTTTAATATTTAAATTATTGTTTGTTAGTATTTAATACCCGTTGGGTGCAATTAATTGTAACACATAGAGACATAGTTAACAAAGCTTAGAAAGACGTTTTACTTTGAATAAATCGCATGGCACTATGTGAAAAAAGTGTGATTTTCTTAAAATTTCTCGAATTATAATTTCCAAATCTATGTTTCTATGTGTTAAAAAAAATCAGTAACTTAATAATTCAACTCAGGTTATAAGGTTATAAAATATGATTATGAAATTTAAAAATACTATTCTAATGTCCTTGATCCTGTTTAGTTTCTGCTGTACAGGGCAAGAGGTAATGCGAAAAAGAACCACTTTATTGATGGGAAGTCGTTTTGATATTACCATTGTAGCGCAGGATTCTCTGACCGCCGAAACCCGAATAAACGAAACCATTGCAGAAATTACACGAATAGAAAATCTTATCTCAGATTGGAAATCAGATTCTCAAGTTTCCGAAGTCAATCAAAATGCCGGTATTCGTGCTGTAAAAGTAGACAAGGAAGTGTTTGATCTTACCAAACGTGCCATCGCAATTTCTAAAATGACAAACGGTGCTTTTGACATTAGTTTTGCCGCAATGGAAAAGGTGTGGAAATTTGACGGTTCAATGACCGAAATCCCAACTCCTGAACAAATTAAAAAGTCGGTAGAGAAGGTCGGGTATAAAAACATAGTTTTGGACAGTATTCAATCGACTATTTTCCTCCAATTGCCTGGAATGAAAATCGGTTTTGGATCAATTGGAAAAGGCTACGCAGCCGATAAAGCCCGTGAAGTTATGGAAGCCAAAGGTATAAAAGCCGGAATTGTAAATGCATCCGGTGATTTGACAACCTGGGGAAAACAACCCAACGGAAAAGCATGGACGATTGGGATTACAAACCCTTTTGATACCGAGAAGTTTGTTAAAATAGTTCCGTTAAAAAGTGAAGCCGTTACCACATCCGGCGACTATGAAAAGTTTGTAGAATTAAACGGTAAACGTTATTCACACATTATAAATCCGATTACAGGTTATCCCGCGACCGGATTGGTAAGTGTTACCGTTTTTGGTCCCAGCGCAGAAATGGCAAATGGATTTAGCACTTCCTTAATTGTTCTAGGAAAAGAATCAGGACTTCAATTAATCAATCAATATCCGGAGTATAGTTGTATGATGATTACAGACAAAGGGAAGATTTTCAAATCAAAGAAGTTTAAGCGTTAAAAGGCTTTTGAGTCGAGAGAACAATGCTGGTTTATCAATATAATAAGTAAATTTTGTCATTGCGGTAAAAGAAATCACACATAGTTTACGTCCAGTTTGTCATTCTGAGGAACGAAGAATCTTCGTTCGCTGAATTGATACTGTTGAACTTCACTTTACGGATTATCTGATGAAGATTCTTCGTTCCTCAGAATGACAAAATTGCGGAAAATAGAAACGGAGTTTCTTGTATGATTTCTCGTACCTCGAAATGAACAATAAAAGAGACAACAAAATAGGTAGGCTTTCATAATAAATTTAGAGACAGTCGATTTTGTTTTTATATGTTTTGTTTGCTCATTGTTGAAGGTTCGAAGTCGGAGATATTCGTCAGCACTTCTATGTTTTAAGGAAGACTTTGGAAATTAGAAGACTTTGACTTGCATAATAGTTTTATTCTTTTGTAATATCTATAATTGAATTAATTTTATATATTTCTCCGTTTTTTATTAAGTTAATTTGAAGTTGTATATCCTTTTTAACAATTTTTTGGGGTGATACAGGGTTCGAATCAACTATAAATGAAACATTATAACTATTTTGAGTCTTTAAATTTTTAATTATTCTCATTGTATTTAATGACTTCGTATCGACCTCCCAATAATTTGTAAATAAGTCATGACCATCTTCATACCATTGTTTGTATTCTAGAATCACTTTTTTAGTGCAATATTTTTTTTGAAGTAAGCTTAATTCTACTAATTGCTCTTTTTTAAAAGGAAAATAACTTTTACTTATTATTTTGGTATAGCTTGAATAGAACTCTTTTAATGTGTTTGAAATTTGTTGGTCTTTAGTAATCTCTTGGGCATCACATCTATTTGAAATATGGAAACTAATTAAGATTAATAATAAATATTTTTTCACGAGATTTTTTTAAAATTTGTATAATAATTTAATGATTGGTTATCTCTTTTGTATTCGATAAATTTTGAAAAAAGGTTTATTCTTTTTATAATCCCAGCTCTCCTAAAAGTCCAGTACACGCTGGACAAATATGTCTCTGACTTTGCGTTTTTTACAAATATATCTTATTACAATCTTAATCTTTCCAAAATCTTTGACTTTAGACGGCTTTTCGTGAAGAACTGTTAGTGGAGAGAAGAGAGTTCGAAGTCAGAGACGTTCACACAATATTAAGTTTTTTAACGAACACTTTGCAGAACTGAGGTTATTATTAACCTAAACTATGAAAGTATTACATTTTTATTTTTTCATCATATCTGTTATATTTATAAATCTTTAAAATCTCCTCAAGATATTGCGCAACAATTGTATCATCAAATCTGGATGATAGGAAATCAGATATAACGACTATGTTTTTTGAAAAAGATCGTAAGTCTATGATTTGAAATTTATCTTTATCTTTTAAAACAATATATGTAGATGATGGACTTTTATTTGTAAACAATCTGTAAATACCTTTAGTGTTATATTTAAGTTCATTATTGTTGATTAATTCACGTATCGAAAAAGTTATCATTGGAAGCTCGATATCCATTTCTTTCTTTTCAAGTAAAAATTTTTTAGATGCATCCAATATTTCTTGCGTTTGCTTTGTATTAGCAAATTCTTGTGAAAACATGCTATTTCCAAGTAACATTAGAAGAATTAAGAATTTTGTTTTCATAGATTATTATTATCTTTTAGTTCTTTAGCTATTTAACATCGCGTTTCAGTTGGAACAGTTTCCTTATTCCAGCACTCCTAAGTGCCCAATACACGCTACGGAAATGGCCCTTATTTTATGTTTTTTACAAATGTCTCTGATTTTGCGTTTTTTTATGATAATGATTAATCCTGTCAAAGTCTCGGATATTTTTCTTAGACTTCCATTACCTTAAAACTCTTAATCATTTTTTTAAATAAGACTGCCTGCTTGGGCTTGGTTCGTTTGATATTGCATTCGTATCAACTATAATTTTGAATTCATCGATTGTGTTTTTAATTATTAAAGGGGCATCGTAAATTTTCGGTTTGCCATAAAAAAATAAAGTAACGGTATAGTTTGCAAAATGAAGATCTTTTAGGTTTGTTGAATTAACAATTGTATCGCTTTTGTCATTTATTGAATCATACAGTAGTACATAGTCAGCACTAGTTGAAGCAACATTTGAATAATAAAACCATTCTATAATCTTCTTTTTTGCTTTTATTTCTTTCAAATACAGACGATCTTCTTGTAATTTATTAGCACAACCAAAAGTTATAACAGGTATAAAGATTAAAAAATTTCTCATTCTTTGTAAAATTGTTTGTAATATTCAAAATAAATGTAAGCCGGGCTCCTTTAAGAGTTCAGTGTAAATGTCCATGACATTGCGCTTTTTTTTACAAATATATCCAGTTCTTTAATCATTTACCATTGAAATGTTGAGGATACTAAGTTGAAGGCATTTGTCGCAATATTTCATTAGAATTCCTGGAAAAATAGGGGTTATTTACTTTCTAGATAACATTCCTTTTTTATTTATAATAAAAAGCTTTTTCCCTTTTATTAAATATTTATCCACACCATACTCATCAGAATTTTTAATTTTTGGACTTAAACTGTCCATTGATTCATTAAAAAAATCGGAAGTCAAAATCAAAGTATCAGAGTTCACTTTCCACTTTCCCATTATTGCTTGATCATAGTATCTAAAATTATAAATAAAGCTTTTATCTCTATTTAGCCTTAAGCTAATTTCCGATTTTCCATAGAGTGTACAGGTACTAAAATAAGTATTCGGCTTTATTGATTTGCAACAAACAAATAAACCGAAA is a window from the Flavobacterium cupriresistens genome containing:
- a CDS encoding FAD:protein FMN transferase — translated: MSLILFSFCCTGQEVMRKRTTLLMGSRFDITIVAQDSLTAETRINETIAEITRIENLISDWKSDSQVSEVNQNAGIRAVKVDKEVFDLTKRAIAISKMTNGAFDISFAAMEKVWKFDGSMTEIPTPEQIKKSVEKVGYKNIVLDSIQSTIFLQLPGMKIGFGSIGKGYAADKAREVMEAKGIKAGIVNASGDLTTWGKQPNGKAWTIGITNPFDTEKFVKIVPLKSEAVTTSGDYEKFVELNGKRYSHIINPITGYPATGLVSVTVFGPSAEMANGFSTSLIVLGKESGLQLINQYPEYSCMMITDKGKIFKSKKFKR
- a CDS encoding PepSY domain-containing protein; protein product: MTLSVWRYAHLTLAVFSSLFLVLASLTGVVLAVDAIGEKIPPYRVANFENLSVAEVLPALTKNYLEVSEISVDHNQFTTLKGLDEDGNDVDAYINPVTGKVVGKNQKKSDFIQWVTSLHRSLFLHEAGRLFVGVNSFLLFLIAISGSVLVIQRQKGVRRFFSKIIKDSFVQYYHVILGRLMLIPILIMALSGTYLSMQRFKLFPENKNDQKEVQVENKTLKQQSIADFEIFKKTKLSEVQKIEFPFDTEDPEEVYVLKLTDREIQVNQFTGQISSEVHYPTTVLLENLSLDLHTGRASAIWAIVLAIAALNILFFIYSGFAITLRRRETRIKNKHKAKDSQFILLAGSENGSTLRFANAVHTQLMTNGFSSYLGGLNEYALFSKAEHIIIFTSTHGLGDAPSNGTKFLSLVEQYPQEQKVNVSVIGFGSKSYPDFCGFARKTDEILTTQTWSNRFLDLHTIDDKSPVQFADWVKKWNTKSEITLATTPATYAQKPKGLEKMIVLEKTTISETDHTFMLTLRAGMRTKFTSGDLLAVYPAGDGRDRLYSIGKSNGNISLVVKLHPHGLGSGYLYNLQPGSVIKARVMKNEAFHFPKKATAVAMISNGTGIAPFLGMIEQNKSKVACHLYTGFRNETETVTKHKQFAENQIEKQHLKDFHIAFSREQNQCYVMDLIQKETEFFATLLQQGGVVMICGSLVMQQDVEKVLDAICIEKNGNNLAYYKTNKQVLADCY